The Chryseobacterium sp. JV274 sequence CGTTATATTATTTATCTGGAAAATACATAGTTTTTTAACCACGCTTTTCCTGTAAAATATTCCTGCTGCGTAGAGACAAATCCCATTGCTTCGATTTCTTTTTCTGTATACGTTGCCTTTTTATTTTCAATGTTTATCCAATTTCAAAAGCATTTCTTTGGCGTTTGTATTTTTAGAATTTAAATCCAAAGATTTCTGATAATTTTGTTTTGATAATTCAAATTGTCCATTATTAAAATAGGCTTCTGCCAAACTGTCGTAAGGATTTCCGGAGTTGGGGAATTCAGAAACATAGAGTTTAAAAAGTTTGATGGAAGAAATTACGTTGCCATTTCTCATCAATTTATAACCTAGCGTATTCAATTCAGATTCATCAGAAAAGTTGTAAGAATCTGGTTTGCTTTTCTTTAATTCTTTGTAATAAGCGATTCCCGAATCGATGTTTTCAAAACATTTTTTCTCGATTTCTCTTCCTATTAATTTCTTCCCAAACGGTTTCAAATCATCTACCAGATATTGGACAGCATTGTATAAATTCCCGTAAGTATTTTCTCCTCCCTGATTTGTAATCACAGAAATCCCAATGTTATAATCTGGGAAAACCCAAAACAGATTCTGTGTTCCAAAAGCTCCGCCGTGTTTTCTGGCATTTCGTCCATTGTGATTTACGGTCACTTCATCCCAAAAATAAGCGTTCCAGTAATTTTTATTGTTGAGCAAATCCCTTTGTGATTCCTGAACAAGCGAATTTTTTTTATCAAGTTCAAATTTCAAGAATGTGGTCAAATCTGTTAGGGTTGATTTCAAATAACTTTGAGAGCCCCAAAGCGAGTATGGCAAAAATGGCATCAAATTGCCATTTCCATCATAACCATTTGCGATGGTTTCATTTTTATTGATATGAAGCGTTGTGTTATTTAATTTTAATGGAATTAAGATATTTTCCTTCAGCAAAGTTTCGTAACTTTTACCATAAACATTTTCAAGAATATGTGCTGTCAGTTGTAAAGTTCCATTATTATAATTATAAACTGTCCCTGGCAAAGTCTCCACTTTTATTGATTTTAGATCCTTAAAAAACTGTTCTTTTGTATATGCTTTTTCCAATTTTTCAATCTTGAAAGCAGTGCTGTAATTCCTTTCTTTCAACAATTCACTTTTGTCCGGCAAATCTTTGTTGAAACCGGATTTTAATGAAACCAAACCTTTAATCTTTACAGGCGTTCCATTAAATTGAAGATTGGGATAAGAACCTGTGATATATTTTCTAATGTCATCATCCAAACTTACTTTTCCATCCAAAACAGCTTTAGCCATCAATGTTCCGGTAAATAATTTAGTGATGGAAGCGATTTCAAATAAGGTAGAATTATTGGCTTTATTCCCTTTTCCTTTGTCGATTTCGCCGTAATGTTTGGTGTAGGTTTTTCCATCTTTCACGATTCCGATGGAGAAAGAATTCGCTTTTGTCGCTTTTAAAAATATTTCTGCCTGAGCATCCATCGAAGTAAAAATTTGCTTTTCGGTTAGTATTTTTTGTGCAAAAGCATAAAAT is a genomic window containing:
- a CDS encoding serine hydrolase, with product MKKLLCIVLLISGFYAFAQKILTEKQIFTSMDAQAEIFLKATKANSFSIGIVKDGKTYTKHYGEIDKGKGNKANNSTLFEIASITKLFTGTLMAKAVLDGKVSLDDDIRKYITGSYPNLQFNGTPVKIKGLVSLKSGFNKDLPDKSELLKERNYSTAFKIEKLEKAYTKEQFFKDLKSIKVETLPGTVYNYNNGTLQLTAHILENVYGKSYETLLKENILIPLKLNNTTLHINKNETIANGYDGNGNLMPFLPYSLWGSQSYLKSTLTDLTTFLKFELDKKNSLVQESQRDLLNNKNYWNAYFWDEVTVNHNGRNARKHGGAFGTQNLFWVFPDYNIGISVITNQGGENTYGNLYNAVQYLVDDLKPFGKKLIGREIEKKCFENIDSGIAYYKELKKSKPDSYNFSDESELNTLGYKLMRNGNVISSIKLFKLYVSEFPNSGNPYDSLAEAYFNNGQFELSKQNYQKSLDLNSKNTNAKEMLLKLDKH